One part of the Bacillus sp. FJAT-27916 genome encodes these proteins:
- a CDS encoding DUF2529 family protein: MLKIFLTQLTGVYKKIEQDEQDTIEDAARLLAQALAAKGQVYIHGFKEMEGIVAQAINGPEPLKGMKKLYSGQYMVQAEQRDRAIIFARSATEKEAVALAESLRGQHVPFVAVSQGVTAEEEGKPNLAEIADVHIDIKATRGLVPNEDGTRSGLPTLAAALFAYQGIILAVDEILREYEEE, encoded by the coding sequence ATGCTAAAGATTTTCCTGACACAATTAACAGGTGTATATAAAAAAATCGAGCAAGATGAGCAAGATACTATTGAGGATGCTGCACGCTTACTTGCCCAGGCTCTTGCAGCAAAAGGACAAGTCTACATCCACGGCTTCAAGGAAATGGAGGGCATTGTCGCTCAAGCCATTAACGGACCTGAACCATTGAAGGGCATGAAGAAGCTGTACAGCGGACAATACATGGTCCAAGCCGAGCAGCGCGACCGCGCCATTATCTTCGCCCGTTCAGCGACTGAAAAGGAAGCCGTCGCCTTGGCTGAATCTCTGCGCGGCCAGCACGTCCCATTCGTCGCCGTTTCTCAAGGTGTAACAGCTGAAGAAGAAGGCAAGCCAAACCTAGCTGAGATCGCAGATGTACACATTGACATCAAGGCTACGCGCGGTCTTGTACCAAATGAAGACGGCACAAGAAGCGGCCTTCCAACCCTTGCCGCCGCCCTCTTCGCCTACCAAGGAATCATCCTGGCAGTGGATGAAATACTGCGGGAGTATGAAGAAGAATAA
- a CDS encoding response regulator has protein sequence MNDKKILIVDDQFGIRILLNEVLQQEGYQTFLAANGEQALVLQKQEDPDLVLLDMKIPGMDGIEILKRMKQADKDIRVLIMTAYGELDMIQEALSLGALTHFAKPFDIDDIRKAVKKHLLVVNYDS, from the coding sequence ATGAACGATAAAAAAATACTCATCGTGGATGATCAGTTCGGAATCAGGATACTATTGAATGAAGTATTGCAGCAAGAGGGCTACCAGACTTTCCTGGCTGCAAATGGGGAGCAGGCACTTGTCCTCCAAAAGCAAGAGGACCCGGATCTTGTCCTGCTTGATATGAAGATTCCAGGCATGGACGGCATCGAAATCTTGAAGAGGATGAAGCAGGCGGATAAAGATATCCGTGTACTGATTATGACAGCCTATGGAGAGCTGGATATGATTCAGGAGGCACTCAGCCTGGGAGCATTGACTCATTTTGCCAAGCCATTTGACATTGATGATATTCGAAAAGCTGTCAAAAAGCACCTTCTAGTAGTAAATTATGACAGTTAG
- a CDS encoding class II fructose-bisphosphate aldolase has translation MPLVSMTEMLNKALEGKYAVGQFNINNLEWTQAILAAAEEEKSPVILGVSEGAARHMGGFKTVVMMVKGLLEDMNITVPVAIHLDHGSSFDKCKAAIDAGFTSVMIDASHHPFEENVETTKKVVDYAHANGVSVEAELGTVGGQEDDVVADGVIYADAQECKELVEKTGIDCLAPALGSVHGPYKGEPNLGFAEMEEIKNLTNMPLVLHGGTGIPEADIKKSISLGTSKINVNTENQIAFAKRVREVLDADKEVYDPRKFIGPGREAIKETVVGKIREFGSNGKA, from the coding sequence ATGCCTTTAGTTTCAATGACAGAAATGCTTAACAAAGCATTGGAAGGTAAATATGCAGTTGGTCAATTCAACATCAACAACCTTGAGTGGACTCAAGCTATCCTAGCTGCTGCAGAAGAAGAAAAATCACCAGTTATCCTTGGTGTATCTGAGGGTGCTGCTCGTCATATGGGCGGATTCAAAACCGTTGTAATGATGGTTAAAGGTCTTTTAGAAGACATGAACATCACTGTTCCTGTTGCTATTCACCTTGACCACGGTTCTTCTTTCGATAAATGTAAAGCGGCAATCGATGCAGGTTTCACATCTGTTATGATCGATGCTTCTCACCATCCATTCGAAGAGAACGTTGAAACAACTAAAAAGGTTGTTGACTACGCTCACGCTAACGGAGTTTCTGTTGAAGCAGAACTTGGAACTGTCGGCGGACAAGAAGACGACGTTGTTGCTGACGGCGTAATCTATGCTGATGCTCAAGAATGTAAAGAACTTGTTGAGAAAACTGGCATCGACTGCCTAGCTCCAGCACTTGGTTCTGTACATGGTCCTTACAAAGGTGAACCAAACCTTGGCTTCGCTGAAATGGAAGAAATCAAAAACCTTACTAACATGCCATTAGTACTACACGGTGGTACTGGTATCCCTGAAGCAGATATCAAAAAATCTATCTCTTTAGGTACTTCTAAAATCAACGTTAACACTGAGAACCAAATTGCATTCGCAAAACGCGTTCGCGAAGTGCTTGACGCTGACAAAGAAGTTTACGATCCACGTAAATTCATCGGACCAGGACGCGAAGCTATCAAAGAAACAGTTGTTGGCAAAATCCGCGAATTCGGTTCTAACGGAAAAGCTTAA